The following coding sequences lie in one Paramisgurnus dabryanus chromosome 16, PD_genome_1.1, whole genome shotgun sequence genomic window:
- the LOC135749357 gene encoding matrix-remodeling-associated protein 5 isoform X2: MLMLHGNDIASVSSGSFYHLHSLQLLKLSYNKLKRVDPSLFEGLTSLVRLHLDHNLIDFIEPFSFNGLTSLKLLQLESNRLKDLHPHTFITVSVLGTFWTSGLRHLHLADNQLEYLLPGTLQHFSKLEVLSLHGNPWTCDCNLHWLLEWDKNHEGVIKCKKDRDSVDGGNCAICASPQSLNNSQIFLLSKNQLTCDRPSLQSPLKIGESSIWEDQEPEAPYIKDLERPLGHLTFILSDSHGNQAHVACDVARPVEGTTLLWEPVKGTNEIVVNVTLRTFLECEIDRDALQNLWRLIAYYYESPAILERGINLGNSSKVTFQYSQATNEDSPYFTDLKGHLMAEPDWLLQPRVTLQLNRRKTTTKKLVMNFSTFVSKHIIGRGNEEDTISSWAIIQRGAPGRIQSVLEHSEVSLECNVLSSGHQYVEWILPDLTTLDQTDSHKVRVENNTLVIKNTSIADSGLYHCFVRTNTDVDIVSFRLTVRMRLLSPSDLNGKKMSVENGDSLSLPCSVNSTKPVETRWYLPNHQILKASDMKGRVSVSQNNTLIIKKLTYEDAGEYSCLAINLYGADMLSHLVVVTGEKEEVQRGVTIYEGELPLFETEDREGSGFEEIKRPSAKVTHQKVDGKLQGGLFRQNAKGKKTKEAVRKPNNSVKEVDPSHWKQIVAKANEKVPTTPAIPVTTTTSKMVTKTRVIITTTPLLEDKTLMTRTDATSSSASTSSSVQNFTATQLELPPHRAHIKQDTSQEKESKHKTSDSNVSDMTLAHIDPTTVPEHNTQLAKQVDRHTIEERIRANNNPIWNQKRRFPYRHRRPPTRRLRPKKPNFTPTPTISVPVTQSPTKIWIPKNSPVTITDSYTSNQSKKATSLMTLAGSVSYIPVTESLALPVTEDPHKVPQTTFRKENKLNAFEGKIKHHVSIQHIITTAQQETEVSVTPAPTPINRYENDNREVILKTNSKTSNEKTRLIISTTIPKVQSSNTNPPVTQRAHVTEKPTLTHLERQRVYNWGIKPDIQDVPLHPWLIQKNTLKKQVSVTPSPQTLPRFRANNHGIPIWPTVYSSRQRPSQDKAWYFLQTGGRGSGVTNQPQITAQTAKPTTLEVVTASFARTIAPHVNSLSRVQNHMLFNRLRNRYRQSQLDAYRLALLGKFVTSKPKTVLSTTQPHQAPNFLSIYKPVTPASVLVHANKPPATASVSYGSRWHYSQFGAKKLSTAIPFPNLIGSGIKPRITTQSVTISALAETDVLLSCKSSGDPTPDVSWTKVSTGATIHANTKHGQRFEVLFNGTFVIKNVQLQDRGQYLCTAQNKFGSDRMVVTLVVQTQPPKIINSKARDVSVYFGKPASLDCVAVGKPEAQISWILPDKTFVRDVGTLNHRVSLSPNGTLSVHSANFSNKGDYKCIASNAAGADTLTYHVHVVALPPTIVEVASESIFMNVGKSIYVDCTAEGEPPPLIKWVLPDGSQMKPTQFIGKRLFIFPNGTLYIKNVSPIDSGMYECLAANSVGFVKRTVQMDIRQETPGPWKGLSQQHSVTATYGSTVFLHCPESTGSHRGTVWRLPSKILLEHHYSPQRHITAFPNGTLRILRLTEKDGGNYLCMYQRPNGEDMELFQVEVLMRPPKIENIGAQHKRVANGDNFLVDCVASGLPDPEVSWSLPDGTMINNALQSDDSGIRNRRYIIFGNGTLLLQQMRKKDEGNYTCYAKNTMGEDAMKVSVQVVPNSPQISLQDQASIWGTFGQSVEMKCDATDVPPSTIIWISPRNEMITSSSVKYQILNDGTLIIKKLTLADQGKYACVARNPAGDHIKNVKLLVQVKEPQINGKSGRSENKVLAVSYQTLLLDCKAEGIPEPQITWTTPYGMTLPALYFGGRFQVHRNGSLELRGIRKTDEGRFLCIAKNYLGETSLAIDLEVTSLAEKPSFPVPNIEVIPLKPDGDDIALECRATGKPKPEFVWILPNGAALNPGIKLQRFTHYLGNGTLLITRPLVIDKGVYRCLAKNIAGQAEKRYTLEPGQKPHIRSTPATMKISFGQTLNMPCTVDGWPQATITWTLPNGLVLDKPQVIGRVTYISNGTLQLKETSKIDRGTYTCKATNTFGSSTLSYPVSIMVFPAQITHAPPSVLRVRKGSPVILNCIAAGTPKPEISWTLPGRTTLVPNNRFTGQNGFHMTEEGNLVIQDPGLMNSGIYKCNAKNALGTDFKATYLQVI, translated from the exons ATGCTTATGCTCCATGGAAATGATATTGCTTCTGTGTCTTCAGGATCATTTTACCATCTCCATTCCCTTCAG CTACTTAAGTTAAGCTATAACAAACTTAAAAGAGTTGACCCCAGCTTGTTCGAGGGCCTGACAAGCCTCGTACGACTACATCTGGACCACAACCTTATTGATTTTATTGAGCCCTTTTCCTTTAATGGACTCACATCATTAAAGCTTTTGCAACTGGAGTCAAACCGATTAAAAGACCTCCACCCACACACATTCATTACTGTGTCAGTTTTGGGCACATTTTGGACTTCAGGGCTAAGACACCTGCATCTGGCAGACAACCAGCTGGAATACCTGTTGCCTGGCACTCTGCAGCACTTCAGCAAGCTAGAAGTTCTCTCGCTGCATGGAAATCCGTGGACCTGTGACTGCAACTTACACTGGCTCTTGGAGTGGGACAAAAACCATGAGG GagttattaagtgcaaaaaggACCGGGACTCTGTAGACGGTGGCAACTGTGCTATATGTGCCTCACCACAATCCCTAAACAATAGTCAGATCTTCCTGCTTTCAAAGAACCAACTCACTTGCGACCGACCCTCTCTCCAGTCTCCACTGAAAATTGGGGAAAGCAGCATTTGGGAAGACCAGGAGCCAGAGGCCCCATACATTAAGGACCTGGAACGCCCTCTAGGCCACCTGACCTTCATTCTCTCTGACAGCCATGGGAATCAGGCCCATGTGGCTTGTGATGTAGCACGTCCTGTTGAAGGCACCACTTTACTGTGGGAGCCAGTCAAAGGAACAAATGAGATTGTTGTCAATGTGACTCTGCGGACCTTCCTGGAGTGTGAGATTGACAGGGACGCTTTACAGAACTTGTGGAGGTTGATTGCATACTACTATGAAAGCCCTGCTATTTTAGAACGAGGAATCAATCTTGGAAATTCTTCAAAGGTGACTTTTCAGTACTCTCAAGCAACAAATGAGGACTCACCATATTTTACAGACCTAAAAGGACACTTAATGGCTGAACCCGACTGGCTTTTACAACCAAGGGTCACCCTTCAGCTTAATAGACGGAAAACCACAACAAAGAAACTGGTGATGAACTTTTCCACGTTTGTATCAAAGCACATTATCGGAAGAGGGAATGAGGAAGACACAATCTCTTCTTGGGCTATCATCCAAAGAGGAGCTCCAGGGAGAATTCAATCAGTACTAGAGCATTCTGAGGTCAGTCTGGAGTGCAATGTGCTCAGCTCAGGGCATCAGTATGTGGAGTGGATTCTTCCAGACTTGACAACCTTGGATCAAACTGACTCCCATAAAGTAAGGGTGGAGAATAATACATTAGTTATAAAAAACACAAGTATAGCAGACTCTGGACTGTATCATTGCTTTGTGAGGACAAACACTGATGTTGACATTGTGTCTTTTAGACTTACAGTCAGGATGCGCCTCTTAAGTCCTAGTGACTTAAATGGAAAGAAGATGTCTGTAGAAAATGGAGACTCTCTAAGTCTCCCCTGTTCAGTAAATTCTACAAAGCCAGTGGAGACCAGATGGTACTTGCCAAATCATCAGATTCTAAAAGCATCAGACATGAAAGGAAGGGTCTCCGTATCACAGAACAACACTCTAATCATCAAAAAACTGACATATGAGGATGCTGGAGAGTACAGTTGTTTGGCAATTAACCTTTATGGAGCAGACATGTTGTCGCATCTTGTTGTTGTAACCGGTGAAAAGGAAGAAGTGCAAAGAGGCGTTACAATCTATGAGGGTGAATTACCCCTCTTTGAAACGGAGGACAGGGAAGGGTCAGGATTTGAGGAAATCAAACGACCATCTGCTAAAGTCACTCATCAAAAAGTTGATGGTAAACTCCAAGGAGGCCTTTTCCGACAAAATGCAAAAGGAAAGAAAACCAAAGAAGCTGTGAGGAAACCTAATAACTCTGTCAAAGAGGTTGACCCAAGCCACTGGAAACAGATTGTTGCTAAAGCTAATGAAAAAGTCCCAACCACGCCAGCAATACCAGTTACAACAACCACATCAAAAATGGTGACAAAGACTAGAGTGATTATAACCACAACTCCTTTGTTGGAGGATAAAACCTTAATGACCAGAACAGACGCTACATCTAGCAGTGCCAGCACAAGTTCAAGTGTACAAAATTTCACTGCAACACAGCTGGAACTGCCACCCCACAGAGCACACATAAAACAAGATACTTCCCAAGAAAAGGAATCAAAACACAAGACAAGTGATTCCAACGTTTCTGATATGACTTTAGCACACATAGACCCTACAACAGTACCTGAACATAATACTCAGCTGGCAAAACAGGTAGATAGACACACAATAGAAGAAAGAATTAGGGCTAACAATAATCCCATTTGGAACCAAAAGCGAAGATTTCCATATAGACACCGTAGGCCTCCAACACGTAGATTGCGTCCAAAGAAACCCAATTTCACCCCAACTCCTACTATATCTGTCCCAGTGACTCAGTCTCCAACCAAGATATGGATCCCTAAGAATAGTCCAGTGACAATTACTGACTCTTATACTTCAAACCAAAGCAAAAAAGCCACATCTTTGATGACCTTAGCAGGTTCTGTTTCATATATTCCAGTAACTGAAAGCTTAGCTTTGCCAGTGACAGAAGATCCTCATAAAGTACCCCAAACAACGTTTAGAAAAGAAAACAAGCTAAATGCATTTGAAGGCAAAATAAAACACCATGTTTCAATTCAACATATAATTACAACAGCTCAGCAAGAAACTGAAGTTTCTGTTACACCTGCCCCCACACCCATCAACAGGTatgaaaatgacaacagagaggtCATTTTGAAAACTAACAGCAAGACAAGTAATGAAAAGACAAGGCTGATAATATCAACGACAATCCCTAAAGTTCAAAGCAGCAACACAAATCCTCCAGTGACACAAAGAGCACACGTGACTGAGAAACCAACCTTAACTCATTTAGAAAGACAGAGAGTTTATAACTGGGGAATAAAACCTGACATTCAAGATGTGCCTCTCCACCCCTGGTTAATCCAAAAGAATACACTAAAAAAACAAGTCTCAGTTACACCAAGTCCCCAAACTCTTCCTCGATTTAGGGCCAACAACCATGGCATTCCAATCTGGCCCACAGTTTATTCTTCAAGACAACGTCCCTCCCAAGACAAAGCTTGGTATTTTCTGCAGACAGGAGGTAGGGGTTCAGGGGTCACCAATCAACCTCAAATCACTGCTCAGACAGCTAAACCAACAACTTTGGAGGTAGTGACAGCTTCCTTTGCTAGGACCATAGCTCCACATGTCAACTCTTTGTCTCGTGTACAAAACCACATGCTCTTTAACAGGCTCAGAAACAGATATAGACAATCACAGCTTGATGCATATAGACTAGCCCTGCTGGGAAAGTTTGTTACTTCTAAACCAAAGACAGTTCTCTCCACCACTCAGCCACACCAAGCACCAAACTTCCTAAGTATCTACAAGCCTGTGACTCCCGCATCTGTTTTGGTACATGCAAACAAACCACCTGCCACAGCTAGTGTGTCATATGGTAGTCGATGGCACTACAGTCAATTTGGAGCAAAGAAACTGAGCACTGCCATTCCCTTTCCAAACTTGATAGGAAGTGGCATCAAACCCAGGATCACAACTCAATCTGTTACTATATCTGCTCTGGCAGAAACAGATGTCCTGCTGTCTTGTAAATCATCAGGGGACCCGACACCTGATGTTTCATGGACCAAAGTTTCCACAG GTGCAACAATTCATGCAAATACCAAACATGGACAAAGATTTGAAGTCCTTTTCAATGGAACATTTGTGATAAAGAATGTCCAGTTGCAAGACAGAGGCCAGTACCTCTGCACAGCGCAAAACAAATTTGGCTCAGACCGTATGGTAGTAACACTCGTTGTGCAAACTCAGCctccaaaaatcatcaattCAAAAGCCAGAGATGTCTCTGTGTATTTCGGTAAACCAGCAAGTTTGGACTGTGTTGCTGTCGGAAAACCAGAAGCTCAGATCTCATGGATACTTCCAGATAAGACATTTGTGCGAGATGTTGGTACCCTTAACCACAGAGTATCCCTTTCTCCAAATGGAACATTGAGTGTTCACTCTGCTAATTTTTCCAATAAAGGTGATTATAAGTGTATTGCCAGCAATGCAGCAGGGGCAGATACACTGACATACCACGTTCATGTTGTAGCCCTACCACCGACAATTGTTGAGGTTGCATCTGAAAGTATATTTATGAATGTTGGCAAAAGCATTTATGTGGATTGCACTGCTGAAGGAGAGCCACCCCCTCTTATTAAGTGGGTTCTTCCTGATGGATCACAAATGAAGCCCACACAGTTCATTGGAAAGCGATTATTTATTTTCCCTAATGGAACACTTTATATAAAGAATGTCAGTCCCATTGATTCAGGGATGTATGAGTGTTTAGCTGCCAATTCAGTGGGCTTTGTTAAAAGAACGGTGCAGATGGACATTAGGCAAGAGACTCCAGGTCCCTGGAAAGGCTTATCCCAGCAACACAGTGTTACGGCTACATATGGCTCCACAGTTTTTCTGCACTGTCCAGAGTCTACAGGCTCCCACAGAGGCACGGTCTGGAGACTGCCATCTAAAATCCTGCTGGAACATCACTACAG TCCACAAAGACACATCACAGCTTTCCCCAACGGCACCTTGAGAATTCTGAGACTGACTGAGAAAGATGGAGGCAATTATCTATGCATGTACCAAAGACCAAATGGTGAGGACATGGAGTTATTCCAAGTAGAGGTTCTCATGAGGCCACCAAAGATAGAGAACATTGGGGCACAACATAAGAGAGTTGCTAATGGAGACAACTTCCTAGTGGATTGTGTAGCTTCTGGCCTTCCAGACCCTGAGGTATCATGGAGCCTCCCTGATGGCACCATGATCAACAATGCTCTCCAGTCGGATGACAGTGGAATCCGTAATCGCCGCTATATCATCTTTGGGAATGGCACACTTTTGTTGCAACAAATGAGAAAGAAAGATGAGGGCAATTATACATGTTATGCTAAGAACACCATGGGAGAAGATGCAATGAAAGTAAGTGTACAAGTGGTGCCAAACTCACCCCAAATATCTCTTCAGGATCAGGCGTCGATTTGGGGTACTTTTGGTCAATCAGTCGAAATGAAGTGTGATGCTACAGATGTGCCACCATCAACAATCATCTGGATCTCACCGAGGAATGAGATGATAACCTCATCTTCAGTCAAATATCAAATACTGAATGATGGaactttaataataaaaaaactgacgttGGCTGACCAGGGCAAGTATGCCTGTGTGGCACGAAATCCAGCTGGAGatcatataaaaaatgtaaagcttCTAGTTCAGGTTAAAGAGCCACAAATTAATGGAAAAAGTGGACGATCAGAGAACAAAGTTTTAGCAGTGTCTTACCAAACACTACTGCTGGACTGTAAAGCAGAGGGTATACCAGAGCCCCAGATAACCTGGACCACACCTTATGGTATGACTCTGCCTGCACTATATTTTGGAGGCAGGTTTCAAGTCCACAGGAATGGCAGTCTTGAGCTTAGAGGCATTCGAAAGACTGATGAAGGTCGGTTTCTGTGCATAGCAAAAAATTACTTGGGGGAAACAAGTCTAGCAATTGACCTGGAAGTTACATCACTTGCGGAGAAGCCAAGCTTTCCAGTGCCAAACATTGAAGTTATTCCTCTCAAACCAGATGGTGATGACATTGCTTTGGAGTGTCGAGCAACTGGAAAACCAAAGCCAGAGTTTGTTTGGATTCTACCCAATGGAGCGGCACTAAATCCAGGCATTAAACTTCAGCGGTTTACACACTACCTTGGAAATGGGACTTTACTCATCACACGGCCACTTGTCATCGACAAAGGTGTTTATCGTTGCCTAGCCAAAAATATAGCTGGACAAGCAGAAAAGCGTTACACTTTAGAACCTGGACAAAAGCCTCATATCAGAAGTACACCTGCTACTATGAAGATTTCATTTGGACAGACTTTAAATATGCCATGCACAGTGGATGGGTGGCCTCAGGCAACAATTACCTGGACTCTTCCCAATGGCCTGGTCTTGGACAAGCCTCAGGTTATTGGAAGAGTAACTTATATATCTAATGGCACACTTCAGTTAAAAGAAACTTCCAAGATTGATAGAGGAACTTATACCTGCAAAgccacaaacacatttggatCATCAACATTGTCGTATCCAGTAAGCATTATGGTGTTTCCAGCTCAAATCACTCATGCCCCCCCTTCAGTACTCAGAGTTAGAAAGGGATCCCCTGTGATTCTCAATTGCATAGCTGCTGGCACACCCAAACCAGAGATTTCTTGGACTCTTCCTGGACGTACCACACTTGTACCCAATAATCGCTTCACAGGACAGAATGGATTTCACATGACAGAGGAGGGTAATTTGGTCATACAGGACCCAGGCCTCATGAACTCAGGGATTTATAAATGTAATGCCA